A single genomic interval of Hemibagrus wyckioides isolate EC202008001 linkage group LG13, SWU_Hwy_1.0, whole genome shotgun sequence harbors:
- the crygmx gene encoding crystallin, gamma MX: MGKIIFFEEKNFQGRHYECSSDSAELQPHLNRCNSIRVESGCWMAYEKPNFSGYQYMLHKGEYPDYHHWAGFNDRIHSCRIVPSYQGDYKVKIFERSDFGGQAIELMEDCPDLRKCFHNGEILSANVMEGYWILHEHPNYSGRQYFLHPGEYRRFSEWGSVSPATGSLKRITELN; the protein is encoded by the exons atgGGCAAG aTTATCTTCTTTGAGGAAAAGAATTTCCAAGGCCGTCACTATGAGTGCAGTAGTGACAGTGCTGAGTTGCAGCCCCACCTGAACCGCTGTAATTCCATCCGTGTCGAGAGCGGCTGCTGGATGGCTTATGAGAAACCAAACTTCTCTGGCTACCAGTACATGCTGCACAAGGGAGAATATCCAGATTACCATCACTGGGCAGGTTTTAATGATCGCATCCATTCCTGCCGCATTGTACCTTCT TACCAAGGAGACTACAAAGTGAAGATCTTTGAGCGCTCTGATTTTGGAGGCCAGGCCATAGAGCTGATGGAGGATTGCCCAGATTTGCGCAAATGTTTCCACAATGGTGAAATCCTCTCTGCTAATGTCATGGAAGGTTACTGGATCCTTCACGAGCACCCCAACTACAGTGGGCGCCAGTACTTCCTGCACCCAGGGGAGTACAGGAGGTTTAGCGAGTGGGGCAGTGTCAGTCCTGCTACAGGCTCCCTGAAACGGATCACCGAGCTCAACTGA